The Pelodiscus sinensis isolate JC-2024 chromosome 5, ASM4963464v1, whole genome shotgun sequence genome includes a region encoding these proteins:
- the GUCY1A1 gene encoding guanylate cyclase soluble subunit alpha-1 isoform X3, producing MFCTKLKDLKITGECPFSLLTQSHISDEHEEECAEVPNSSRAALPICKEVHEKDTHGNLPQRKTSRSRVYLHTLAESICKLLFPEFERLHLALQRTLAKNKIKESRKYGEREDFEKIVTDHANAAGVPVDTVKESLGEELFNTCYEEDEHILRVVGGTLKDFLNSFTTLLKQSGHCQEAGKKGKLEEASILCLEKDQDFLNVYYFFPKKITSLILPGIIKAAAHILYETEVEVMLTPPCFRNDCTEFINQPYLLYSVLVKSTIPSLSPCKPQSSLVISASLFCKTFPFHFMFDKDMAVLQVGNGIGRLLNRREFLANPNFEEYFEILTPKINCTFSGIMTMLNMQFTIRVRRWDNAVKKSSRVMDLKGQMIYIFESGAILFLGSPCVDRLEDFTGRGLYLSDIPIHNALRDVVLIGEQARAQDGLKKRLGKLKATLEQAHQALEEEKKKTVDLLCSIFPGEVAQQLWQGQVVQAKKFNNVTMLFSDIVGFTAICAQCSPMQVITMLNELYTRFDYQCGELDVYKVETIGDAYCVAGGLHKESETHAVQIALMALKMMELSDEVMSPHGEPIKAVKRIS from the exons ATGTTCTGTACCAAACTAAAAGACTTGAAGATCACTGGGGAATGTCCGTTCTCCTTACTAACCCAAAGTCATATTTCTGATGAACATGAGGAGGAATGTGCAGAAGTGCCAAATAGTTCTAGAGCAGCTTTACCCATCTGCAAAGAAGTCCATGAAAAAGACACACATGGGAACCTTCCTCAAAGGAAAACAAGCAGAAGCAGAGTATATCTGCACACGTTAGCTGAAAGCATCTGCAAACTGCTCTTTCCTGAG TTTGAAAGGTTACATCTTGCACTTCAGCGGACGCTagcaaagaacaaaataaaagaaagcaG GAAATATGGGGAGAGAGAAGATTTTGAAAAAATAGTCACTGatcatgcaaatgcagcag GTGTTCCAGTTGACACTGTAAAGGAATCTCTTGGTGAAGAGCTATTCAACACATGCTATGAAGAAGATGAACACATTTTACGAGTTGTTGGAGGAACCCTTAAGGACTTCTTGAACAGTTTCACTACCCTTTTGAAGCAAAGTGGCCATTGCCAAGAAGCAGGCAAAAAAGGCAAACTTGAGGAAGCCTCCATATTATGCCTAGAAAAAGATCAAGACTTCTTGAACGTGTACTATTTCTTTCCTAAGAAAATAACTAGTCTCATTCTGCCTGGCATTATTAAGGCAGCAGCTCATATTTTGTATGAAACCGAAGTGGAAGTAATGCTGACACCTCCCTGCTTTCGTAATGACTGCACAGAGTTTATTAACCAGCCATATTTGTTGTACTCTGTATTAGTCAAAAGCACAATACCTTCCTTATCTCCATGCAAACCACAGTCTTCTCTTGTAATTTCTGCCTCACTATTCTGTAAGACTTTCCCATTTCATTTCATGTTTGACAAGGATATGGCTGTTCTTCAAGTTGGCAATGGGATAGGGAGACTTCTGAACAGGAGAGAATTTTTAGCAAATCCTAACTTTGAGGAGTACTTTGAAattcttacccctaaaataaactGCACATTTAGTGGAATCATGACAATGCTCAATATGCAGTTTACTATACGAGTCAGGAGGTGGGACAATGCTGTTAAGAAGTCATCAAGG GTAATGGATCTTAAAGGCCAAATGATCTATATTTTTGAATCTGGTGCCATTTTGTTCTTGGGATCTCCCTGCGTGGATAGATTAGAAGATTTTACAGGACGTGGATTATATCTTTCTGATATTCCCATTCATAATGCACTGAGGGATGTTGTTTTGATAGGAGAACAAGCCAGAGCTCAAGATGGACTAAAGAAGAGGCTAGGAAAGCTGAAAGCTACTCTTGAGCAGGCCCACCAAGCTCTagaagaggagaagaagaagacaGTAGATCTTTTGTGCTCAATTTTTCCTGGTGAGGTTgctcagcagctgtggcagggacaAGTTGTGCAAGCCAAGAAATTTAATAATGTCACAATGCTTTTCTCTGACATTGTAGGATTCACTGCCATCTGTGCCCAGTGCTCACCTATGCAGGTTATCACCATGCTTAATGAGCTCTATACTCGCTTTGATTACCAGTGCGGAGAGCTAGACGTCTACAAG GTGGAGACAATTGGAGATGCTTATTGCGTAGCTGGAGGTTTACACAAAGAAAGCGAGACTCATGCTGTTCAAATAGCATTGATGGCGTTGAAGATGATGGAGCTGTCAGATGAAGTGATGTCTCCCCATGGAGAGCCTATCAAG